The Oscillospiraceae bacterium genome contains a region encoding:
- the ribF gene encoding riboflavin biosynthesis protein has translation MEVYSELAPLGATRGTAVALGFFDGVHIGHQAVIQAAARHAGARGLAPAVFTFSLPLKNAMKGGRICPESEKHRQMEALGAAFYMEPPFEQFRALSPERFVRDVLAGLCRAKAVFCGDNFTFGARAAGNVDTLKELCAPLGIEVHIVPMALYEGAPVSSSRIRAALEAGDMPAVNAMLGRPYRIDFPVRHGQGLGRTLGFPTINQVYPEGFVMPRFGIYITRVGIGGEWYAGATGLGTRPTVNLTGGGPTCETFIPGFEGQLYDESPAVEFYQYIAPSRRFADLAELTACVQDAAARALAYFEGPEDAKEGKKPL, from the coding sequence ATGGAAGTATATTCCGAGCTGGCGCCCCTGGGCGCCACCCGGGGCACTGCGGTGGCCCTGGGCTTTTTTGACGGGGTGCACATCGGCCACCAGGCGGTCATCCAGGCCGCCGCGCGCCACGCCGGGGCCCGCGGCCTTGCCCCGGCGGTGTTTACCTTCAGCCTGCCGCTTAAAAATGCGATGAAGGGGGGGCGCATCTGCCCGGAGAGCGAAAAGCACCGGCAGATGGAGGCCCTGGGGGCAGCTTTTTATATGGAGCCGCCCTTTGAACAGTTCCGTGCCCTGAGCCCCGAGCGGTTCGTGCGGGACGTGCTGGCCGGCCTTTGCCGCGCCAAGGCCGTGTTCTGCGGGGATAACTTTACCTTCGGCGCACGGGCCGCCGGCAATGTGGATACCCTGAAAGAGCTGTGCGCGCCGCTGGGGATCGAGGTACATATTGTGCCCATGGCCCTGTATGAGGGGGCGCCGGTGAGCTCCAGCCGCATCCGCGCGGCGCTGGAGGCGGGGGACATGCCCGCGGTGAACGCCATGCTGGGCAGGCCCTACCGGATCGACTTCCCGGTGCGGCACGGCCAGGGCCTGGGGCGCACGCTGGGGTTTCCCACCATCAACCAGGTTTACCCGGAGGGGTTCGTGATGCCCCGCTTCGGCATTTACATCACCCGGGTGGGCATTGGGGGGGAATGGTATGCGGGGGCCACCGGCCTTGGCACCCGGCCCACCGTGAACCTGACCGGCGGGGGCCCCACCTGCGAGACCTTTATCCCGGGGTTCGAGGGCCAGCTGTACGACGAGAGCCCGGCGGTGGAGTTTTACCAGTACATCGCGCCCAGCCGGAGGTTCGCGGACCTTGCGGAGCTTACCGCCTGCGTACAGGACGCGGCGGCAAGGGCGCTGGCCTATTTTGAGGGGCCGGAGGATGCAAAAGAGGGGAAAAAGCCCTTGTAA
- the rpsO gene encoding 30S ribosomal protein S15 encodes MEDKKVIIESNRVHENDTGSPEVQVALLTARINHLNEHLKANPHDYHSNRGLLKMVGQRRNLLAYLQKKDIGRYRALIAKLGLRK; translated from the coding sequence ATGGAAGACAAGAAGGTCATCATCGAATCCAACCGCGTGCATGAGAACGACACCGGCTCCCCCGAAGTGCAGGTGGCCCTGCTCACCGCGCGCATCAACCATTTGAACGAGCATCTGAAGGCCAACCCCCACGATTATCACAGCAACCGCGGCCTGCTGAAGATGGTCGGTCAGCGCCGCAACCTGCTGGCCTACCTTCAGAAGAAGGACATCGGGCGTTACCGCGCCCTGATCGCCAAGCTCGGTCTGCGTAAGTAA
- the pnp gene encoding polyribonucleotide nucleotidyltransferase, translating to MALEFASRHETFPNYKTFQMELAGRPLVVETGKMCGLSNGSCLVRYGETVVLCNVTMSDKPRDGIDFFPLSVDFEEKLYSVGRIPGSFMRREGRPGEKAVLTSRVIDRPIRPLFPKTMRNDVCVTMTVMSVDQDCSPEITGMIGTSIALSISDIPWAGPIGGVFMGLVDGELVVNPTLEQREKSDLQLTVAATEQKIVMIEAGANEVDETTMLEGIKTAHAEIKKVIAFIQGIVAEIGKPKREFQDMELDHDLFEAVKAEFLDQFRAAMDTDDKNVRDARLLPIREKLAETYAEQWGEGTIEELMYKMQKFVVRRWLLDDGKRVDGRGINEIRPLGAEVGILPRVHGSGMFTRGQTQVLTVTTLGNTKDNQLMDDLGTEPYKRYIHHYNFPPYSVGEARAPRSPGRREIGHGALAERALVPVLPSLEEFPYTIRLVSEVLSSNGSTSQASICGSTLSLMDAGVPIKAPVAGISCGLITEGDRWMTMLDIQGVEDFHGDMDFKVGGTHNGITAIQMDIKIDGLTYEIIEEAFEKCRKGRLFILDEIMLPVIAEPRHELSKYAPKMLSMVIPVDKIKDVIGKGGKVIQEICANCNCKIDVEEDGHVFVSAIDVEDANRAIHTIKTIVEDPEVGAIYKGRVTRLMNFGAFVEIAPGKEGLVHISKLDAKRVERVEDVVAVGDELIVMVTEIDQQGRINLSRKDALAAIEAKKAQG from the coding sequence ATGGCATTGGAATTTGCATCCCGTCATGAGACGTTCCCCAACTACAAGACCTTCCAGATGGAGCTGGCAGGCCGCCCGCTGGTGGTGGAGACCGGCAAGATGTGCGGGCTTTCGAACGGCAGCTGCCTGGTGCGCTACGGGGAGACCGTGGTGCTGTGCAACGTGACCATGAGCGACAAGCCCCGCGACGGCATCGACTTTTTCCCCTTGAGCGTGGATTTTGAGGAGAAGCTGTACTCGGTGGGCCGCATTCCCGGCAGCTTTATGCGCCGCGAGGGCCGCCCCGGCGAGAAGGCCGTGCTCACCAGCCGGGTGATCGACCGGCCCATCCGCCCCCTGTTCCCCAAGACCATGCGCAACGACGTGTGCGTTACCATGACCGTGATGAGCGTGGATCAGGATTGCAGCCCCGAGATCACCGGCATGATCGGCACCTCCATTGCGCTTTCCATCTCGGACATTCCCTGGGCCGGGCCCATCGGCGGCGTGTTCATGGGCCTGGTGGACGGCGAGCTGGTGGTGAACCCCACCCTGGAGCAGCGCGAGAAGAGCGATCTGCAGCTGACCGTGGCCGCCACCGAACAAAAGATCGTGATGATCGAGGCCGGCGCCAACGAGGTGGACGAGACCACCATGCTGGAGGGCATCAAGACCGCCCATGCCGAGATCAAAAAGGTCATTGCGTTCATCCAGGGCATCGTGGCCGAGATCGGCAAGCCCAAGCGCGAGTTCCAGGACATGGAGCTGGACCACGACCTGTTTGAGGCCGTGAAGGCGGAGTTTTTGGACCAGTTCCGGGCCGCCATGGACACCGACGACAAAAACGTGCGCGACGCGCGCCTTTTGCCCATCCGCGAAAAGCTGGCTGAAACGTACGCCGAGCAGTGGGGCGAGGGCACCATTGAAGAGCTGATGTACAAGATGCAGAAGTTCGTGGTGCGCCGCTGGCTGCTGGACGACGGCAAGCGGGTGGATGGCCGCGGCATCAACGAGATCCGGCCCCTGGGCGCCGAGGTGGGCATTCTGCCCCGGGTGCACGGCAGCGGCATGTTCACCCGCGGCCAGACCCAGGTGCTGACTGTGACCACCCTGGGCAACACCAAGGACAACCAGCTGATGGACGATCTGGGCACCGAGCCCTACAAGCGGTACATCCACCACTACAACTTCCCGCCCTACTCGGTGGGCGAGGCCCGCGCGCCCCGCAGCCCCGGCCGCCGCGAGATCGGCCACGGTGCTTTGGCCGAGCGCGCCCTGGTGCCCGTGCTGCCGAGCCTGGAGGAGTTCCCCTATACCATCCGCCTGGTGAGCGAGGTGCTCTCGTCCAACGGGTCCACCAGCCAGGCCTCCATCTGCGGCTCCACCCTGAGCCTGATGGACGCGGGCGTGCCCATCAAGGCCCCTGTGGCCGGCATCTCCTGCGGCCTGATCACCGAGGGCGACCGCTGGATGACCATGCTGGACATCCAGGGCGTGGAGGATTTCCACGGCGATATGGACTTCAAGGTGGGCGGCACCCACAACGGCATCACCGCCATCCAGATGGACATCAAGATCGACGGCCTGACCTACGAGATCATTGAAGAGGCCTTTGAGAAGTGCCGCAAGGGCCGCCTGTTCATCCTGGACGAGATCATGCTGCCGGTGATCGCGGAGCCGCGGCACGAGCTCTCCAAGTACGCGCCCAAGATGCTGTCGATGGTGATCCCCGTGGACAAGATCAAGGACGTGATCGGCAAGGGCGGCAAGGTGATCCAGGAGATCTGCGCCAACTGCAACTGCAAGATCGACGTGGAGGAGGACGGCCACGTGTTCGTGTCCGCCATCGACGTGGAGGACGCCAACCGCGCCATTCACACCATCAAGACCATTGTGGAGGACCCCGAGGTGGGCGCCATCTACAAGGGCCGGGTGACCAGGCTGATGAACTTCGGCGCCTTTGTGGAGATCGCCCCGGGCAAAGAGGGCCTGGTGCACATCTCCAAGCTGGACGCAAAGCGCGTGGAGCGCGTGGAGGACGTGGTCGCGGTGGGCGACGAGCTGATCGTGATGGTGACCGAGATCGACCAGCAGGGCCGCATCAACCTGAGCCGTAAGGACGCGCTGGCTGCCATTGAGGCCAAAAAGGCCCAGGGCTGA
- the ywjD gene encoding transcriptional regulator translates to MTIGERIRQLREQRNMSQAEFARRLNVTRATASAWEQGVNLPTAGYLIDMARLFRVSSDYLLGLSSANTLSLGGLTPQELNLVYELVNYIEQNHAANP, encoded by the coding sequence ATGACGATAGGGGAGCGGATCCGCCAATTGCGCGAACAACGAAATATGTCACAGGCGGAGTTTGCGCGCCGGCTGAACGTGACTCGGGCGACCGCCAGCGCCTGGGAACAGGGGGTCAACCTGCCCACCGCCGGCTACCTGATCGACATGGCGCGCCTGTTTCGGGTGAGCAGCGATTACCTGCTGGGGCTTTCCAGCGCGAACACCCTTTCGCTGGGGGGGCTGACCCCGCAGGAGCTGAATCTTGTTTACGAACTTGTCAATTATATTGAACAAAACCACGCGGCAAACCCCTGA
- the aguA_3 gene encoding putative agmatine deiminase — protein sequence MRTITDSTPRKDGFRMPGEFEEHKQAWMLWPERPDNWRNGAKPAQQVFANVANAIAQFEPITVGVSDAQFENARRLLGENVRVVEISSNDSWVRDCGPTFVKNDKGEVRAVNWDFNAWGGLFDGLYFPWDKDDRVPAKICNIENVDMYKPDHFVLEGGSIHVDGEGTLVVTEQCLLSPGRNPELTKEQIEEYLRQYLNVDKILWLREGMDPDETNGHVDDVCCFARPGEVVIPWTDDQENPFYRVCHMVYEDLAGQTDAKGRTLTIHKIPLLKEQVFITQEEAEGIDPMPGSAPRVAGEMAAASYLNYLLVNGGVIVPQFGDENDEAALEALRRIHPERKVVGVYTREIILGGGNIHCITQQQPKA from the coding sequence ATGCGTACCATCACCGACTCCACCCCCCGCAAGGACGGCTTCCGCATGCCCGGCGAATTTGAGGAGCACAAGCAGGCCTGGATGCTCTGGCCCGAGCGGCCCGACAACTGGCGCAACGGCGCAAAGCCCGCCCAGCAGGTGTTCGCCAACGTGGCCAATGCCATCGCACAGTTCGAGCCCATCACCGTGGGCGTGAGCGACGCCCAGTTCGAAAACGCCCGCCGCCTTCTGGGCGAGAACGTGCGCGTGGTCGAAATTTCCAGCAACGACAGCTGGGTGCGGGATTGCGGCCCCACCTTCGTGAAGAACGACAAGGGCGAGGTGCGCGCCGTCAATTGGGACTTCAATGCTTGGGGCGGCCTGTTCGACGGCCTGTATTTCCCCTGGGACAAGGACGACCGGGTCCCTGCCAAGATCTGCAACATCGAAAATGTGGATATGTACAAGCCCGATCACTTTGTGCTGGAGGGCGGCTCCATCCATGTGGACGGCGAGGGCACCCTGGTGGTCACCGAGCAGTGCCTGCTGAGCCCGGGCCGCAACCCGGAACTCACCAAGGAGCAGATCGAGGAATACCTGCGCCAGTACCTGAACGTGGATAAGATCCTTTGGCTGCGCGAGGGCATGGACCCGGACGAAACCAACGGCCATGTGGACGACGTGTGCTGCTTTGCCCGCCCGGGCGAGGTGGTCATCCCCTGGACCGACGATCAGGAAAATCCCTTCTACCGCGTCTGCCACATGGTCTACGAGGACCTGGCCGGCCAGACCGACGCCAAGGGCCGCACCCTGACCATCCACAAGATCCCCCTGCTCAAGGAGCAGGTGTTCATCACCCAAGAGGAAGCCGAGGGCATCGACCCCATGCCCGGCTCCGCCCCCCGCGTGGCGGGCGAGATGGCGGCGGCCTCCTACCTGAACTATCTGCTGGTAAACGGCGGCGTCATCGTGCCCCAGTTCGGCGATGAGAACGACGAGGCGGCGCTGGAAGCCCTGCGCAGGATCCACCCCGAGCGCAAGGTGGTGGGGGTGTACACCCGCGAGATCATCCTGGGCGGCGGCAACATCCACTGCATCACCCAGCAGCAGCCCAAAGCATAA
- a CDS encoding glycosyl transferase family 2, whose translation MRKISACIVCYTGADEVLRAVESVLRHTGGCGLQVYLVDNASPDGAGEALEQAAKDPRVQVLRLPGNLGFGRGHNQVLPLLDSEYHFVLNPDILVDSDVLNAMCDWMDGHPEAVMATPRLLFPDGREQVLPKRRPNLLGLAARQGVPGLARFGAHYAMLDEDLTKPTPIEFCTGSFFCMRTEVFRQIGGFDEGYFMYVEDADITQKARQRGLVYYLPQCTAYHAWHRAPNKSLKPFWMQLKSMGRYFCKWGFRLK comes from the coding sequence ATGCGCAAGATCAGTGCCTGTATCGTGTGCTATACCGGGGCCGATGAGGTGCTGCGGGCCGTGGAGTCGGTGCTGCGGCACACCGGGGGCTGCGGGCTGCAGGTGTATCTGGTGGACAACGCCAGCCCGGACGGCGCGGGCGAGGCGCTGGAGCAAGCGGCGAAGGACCCCCGGGTCCAGGTGCTGCGCCTGCCCGGGAACCTGGGCTTCGGCCGGGGGCACAACCAGGTGCTGCCCCTGCTGGACAGCGAGTATCACTTTGTGCTGAACCCGGATATTTTGGTGGACAGCGACGTGCTGAACGCCATGTGCGACTGGATGGACGGCCACCCCGAAGCGGTGATGGCCACCCCGCGGCTGCTGTTCCCGGACGGGCGCGAGCAGGTGCTGCCCAAGCGCAGGCCCAACCTCTTGGGCCTGGCCGCGCGGCAGGGGGTGCCGGGCCTTGCAAGGTTCGGCGCGCACTATGCCATGCTGGACGAGGATCTGACAAAGCCCACCCCCATCGAGTTCTGCACCGGCAGCTTTTTTTGCATGCGCACCGAGGTGTTCCGCCAGATCGGCGGCTTCGACGAGGGGTACTTCATGTATGTGGAGGACGCCGACATCACCCAGAAGGCGCGGCAGAGGGGGCTGGTGTATTACCTGCCCCAGTGCACCGCCTACCACGCCTGGCACCGCGCCCCGAACAAGAGCCTGAAGCCCTTTTGGATGCAGCTGAAAAGCATGGGCCGGTATTTTTGCAAATGGGGGTTCCGGCTGAAATAA
- the rmlA gene encoding glucose-1-phosphate thymidylyltransferase: MKGIILAGGAGTRLYPLTMVTSKQLLPVYDKPMIYYPLSTLMLAGIQDILIISTPEDTPRFEHLLGDGSQYGLHLSYKVQPSPDGLAQAFLLGEEFIGGECCAMILGDNIFYGNGFSRILKAAVRGAEQEGRATVFGYYVNDPERFGIVEFDGEGHVISVEEKPACPKSNYAITGLYFYPGGVSGQAKQVKPSARGELEITTLNAMYLQEKKLDVQLLGRGFAWLDTGTMDSLVDAADFVRMVEQRQGIKISAPEEIAYKNGWISKEKLLESAARYGKSPYGEHLKRVADAKIKY, translated from the coding sequence ATGAAAGGCATCATCCTTGCGGGGGGAGCCGGCACCCGGCTGTACCCCCTGACCATGGTCACCAGCAAGCAGCTGCTGCCGGTGTATGACAAGCCCATGATCTACTACCCCCTTTCGACCCTGATGCTGGCGGGCATTCAGGATATCCTGATCATCTCGACCCCGGAGGACACCCCCCGCTTTGAACACCTGCTGGGCGACGGCAGCCAGTACGGGCTGCACCTGTCGTATAAGGTGCAGCCCAGCCCGGACGGGCTGGCCCAGGCCTTTTTGCTGGGGGAGGAGTTCATCGGCGGCGAGTGCTGCGCCATGATTTTGGGGGACAATATCTTTTACGGCAACGGTTTTTCCCGCATTTTAAAGGCGGCGGTGCGCGGCGCTGAGCAGGAGGGCCGGGCCACGGTGTTCGGCTATTACGTGAACGACCCCGAGCGGTTTGGCATTGTGGAGTTCGACGGGGAGGGCCACGTGATCAGCGTGGAGGAAAAGCCCGCCTGCCCCAAGTCGAACTACGCCATTACCGGGCTGTATTTTTACCCGGGCGGGGTGAGCGGGCAGGCAAAACAGGTGAAGCCCAGCGCCCGGGGGGAGCTGGAGATCACCACCCTGAACGCCATGTATTTGCAGGAAAAAAAGCTGGATGTGCAGCTGCTGGGCCGCGGGTTTGCCTGGCTGGACACCGGCACCATGGACAGCCTGGTGGACGCGGCGGACTTTGTGCGCATGGTGGAACAGCGCCAGGGCATCAAGATTTCGGCCCCGGAGGAGATCGCCTACAAAAACGGCTGGATCAGCAAGGAAAAGCTGCTGGAAAGCGCCGCCCGGTATGGCAAAAGCCCCTACGGCGAGCATTTGAAGCGGGTGGCCGACGCGAAGATCAAGTATTGA
- a CDS encoding NAD(P)-dependent oxidoreductase: MKILITGAQGQLGTELQRQLRRGGSALGPMPERLKNASVIATDLGELDITNRLETIAFVRRHQPDTIISCAAFTNVDGCEEQPEAAFKVNAVGAANLAQAAEKIGARLIHVSTDYVFSGAANGGRPLDESERPAPISVYGKTKALGEEYVRDFCRRYFIVRTAWLYGAAGKNFVKTMVAAGKKFGKLEVVNDQLGNPTNAEDLAHHLLKLAVSHDYGVYHCTGEGVCSWYDFAAEIIRLAGVDAQVTPCSSEEYAAKHPAAACRPAWSALENRMLACTVGNGMRPWREALADYFAHWQPEE; the protein is encoded by the coding sequence ATGAAAATACTCATTACCGGCGCGCAGGGGCAGCTGGGCACCGAGCTGCAGCGCCAGCTGCGCCGGGGCGGCAGCGCCCTGGGGCCCATGCCCGAGCGGCTGAAAAACGCCAGCGTGATCGCCACCGACCTGGGCGAGCTGGACATTACCAACCGGCTGGAAACCATCGCCTTTGTGCGGCGCCACCAGCCGGACACCATCATCAGCTGCGCGGCCTTTACCAATGTGGACGGCTGCGAAGAACAGCCGGAGGCGGCTTTTAAGGTGAACGCGGTGGGAGCGGCAAATCTGGCGCAGGCGGCCGAGAAGATCGGCGCGCGGCTGATCCACGTTTCCACCGACTATGTGTTCAGCGGGGCCGCGAACGGCGGCCGCCCGCTGGACGAGAGCGAGCGGCCCGCGCCCATCAGCGTGTACGGCAAGACCAAGGCCCTGGGCGAGGAATACGTGCGGGATTTCTGCCGCCGCTATTTTATCGTGCGCACCGCCTGGCTGTACGGCGCGGCGGGCAAAAACTTTGTAAAGACCATGGTGGCGGCGGGCAAAAAGTTCGGAAAGCTGGAGGTGGTGAACGACCAGCTGGGCAACCCCACCAACGCGGAGGATCTGGCCCACCACCTGCTCAAGCTGGCGGTGAGCCACGACTACGGCGTGTACCACTGCACCGGCGAGGGCGTTTGCAGCTGGTACGATTTTGCCGCCGAGATCATTCGGCTGGCCGGGGTAGACGCCCAGGTGACCCCCTGCTCCAGCGAGGAATACGCGGCAAAGCACCCGGCGGCGGCCTGCCGCCCGGCCTGGTCGGCGCTGGAAAACCGGATGCTGGCCTGCACCGTGGGCAACGGGATGCGCCCCTGGCGCGAGGCCCTGGCCGATTACTTTGCCCACTGGCAGCCGGAGGAATGA
- the spsJ gene encoding dTDP-glucose 4,6-dehydratase: protein MKRYLITGCAGFIGSNFVYHMLNKYKDIQLVNLDKLTYAGNLENLKGILDDPRHIFVQGDICDRELVSGLFEKYRFDCVINFAAESHVDRSITNPEIFVETNVLGTVNLLQCAKNAWYEGGRWAVGKKFLQVSTDEVYGSLGEDGYFMETTPLCPHSPYSASKTSADLFVMAFHDTYGMPVNITRCSNNYGPYQFPEKLIPLMINNCKTKKGLPVYGDGMNVRDWLYVEDHCKAIDMVAQGGRDGEVYNVGGHNEKPNIFIVKTIIKELHDKYDDTIDESLIQYVADRLGHDRRYGIDPTKIHSELGWYPETPFEEGIVKTIDWYLANEEWMQHVTSGDYQKYYEEMYKNK from the coding sequence ATGAAACGTTATCTCATTACCGGCTGCGCCGGTTTTATCGGCTCCAATTTTGTTTACCATATGTTGAACAAATACAAGGATATCCAGCTTGTAAATCTGGATAAGCTGACCTATGCGGGCAACCTGGAAAACCTGAAGGGGATCCTGGACGACCCGCGCCACATCTTTGTGCAGGGGGATATCTGCGACCGGGAGCTGGTGAGCGGCCTGTTTGAAAAATACAGGTTTGACTGCGTGATCAACTTTGCGGCCGAGAGCCATGTGGACCGCAGCATCACGAACCCCGAGATCTTTGTGGAGACCAATGTGCTGGGCACTGTGAACCTGCTGCAGTGCGCCAAGAACGCCTGGTACGAGGGCGGCAGGTGGGCCGTGGGCAAAAAGTTTTTGCAGGTCTCCACCGACGAGGTGTATGGCAGCCTGGGCGAGGACGGCTACTTTATGGAGACCACCCCGCTGTGCCCGCACAGCCCGTACTCGGCTTCCAAGACCAGCGCGGATCTGTTCGTGATGGCCTTTCACGACACCTACGGCATGCCGGTGAACATTACCCGCTGCTCCAACAACTACGGGCCCTACCAGTTCCCGGAAAAGCTCATTCCGCTGATGATCAACAACTGCAAGACCAAAAAGGGCCTGCCGGTATACGGCGACGGCATGAACGTGCGGGACTGGCTGTATGTGGAGGATCACTGCAAGGCCATTGATATGGTGGCGCAGGGCGGCCGGGACGGCGAGGTGTACAATGTGGGCGGCCACAACGAAAAGCCCAATATTTTTATTGTGAAGACCATTATCAAGGAGCTGCACGACAAGTACGACGACACCATTGACGAGAGCCTGATCCAGTATGTGGCCGACCGGCTGGGCCACGACCGGCGCTACGGCATCGACCCCACCAAGATCCACAGCGAGCTGGGCTGGTACCCGGAGACCCCCTTTGAGGAGGGCATTGTGAAGACCATCGACTGGTACCTGGCAAACGAGGAATGGATGCAGCACGTGACCAGCGGCGATTACCAGAAGTATTACGAAGAGATGTACAAAAATAAATAA
- a CDS encoding transposase encodes MKTKYPVDFLCRIMDLNRSGYYKWKKRQGQLNRYEKDRICLTELLKAAHAKHPSYGYHRLAEAVFQETGWAFSHHLAHQRCKTAGIASKARKYCYHPPGEESVKFPNEVKGHWNAKEPLEIVVSDMTMFKVGTTYWEWTILLDTFNNEILAHSVTAHAGSNKPYYHCLDALKALMDKREEQTPQVVFHTDQGAVYSSQAFCQAHHDYNILRSMSRGGTPTDNPIIEALNGWIKDELYLDFHLASAKNVPALLDSYVHFFNHRRPAAALGYKTPVQFKTDLGF; translated from the coding sequence ATGAAGACAAAGTATCCAGTGGACTTTCTGTGCCGTATTATGGACCTCAACCGCTCCGGCTACTACAAGTGGAAGAAACGGCAGGGACAGTTAAATCGGTATGAAAAAGACCGGATCTGTCTCACAGAACTGCTCAAAGCGGCCCACGCAAAGCATCCCTCCTATGGGTATCACCGTTTGGCGGAGGCTGTCTTTCAGGAAACCGGCTGGGCTTTCTCTCATCATCTGGCACACCAGCGCTGTAAAACAGCAGGGATCGCGTCCAAAGCACGAAAATACTGCTATCATCCACCCGGCGAAGAGAGCGTGAAGTTTCCAAATGAAGTAAAGGGACATTGGAACGCAAAAGAGCCATTAGAGATCGTTGTTTCCGACATGACTATGTTTAAAGTCGGAACTACCTATTGGGAGTGGACAATTCTTCTGGATACATTCAACAACGAGATCCTTGCTCATAGCGTGACCGCTCATGCCGGGAGCAACAAGCCTTATTATCACTGCCTTGATGCACTGAAGGCCCTTATGGACAAAAGAGAAGAGCAGACGCCCCAGGTAGTCTTCCACACCGACCAGGGAGCTGTCTACTCTTCACAGGCTTTTTGCCAGGCCCATCATGATTATAACATACTTCGTTCCATGTCGCGAGGGGGAACTCCTACTGATAATCCCATCATCGAAGCCTTGAACGGATGGATCAAGGACGAATTATATCTTGACTTCCATTTAGCATCCGCTAAAAATGTCCCCGCACTGCTCGACTCCTACGTCCATTTCTTCAATCATCGCCGCCCGGCTGCCGCTTTGGGTTACAAAACCCCTGTGCAATTTAAGACCGATCTCGGATTTTGA
- a CDS encoding amino acid lyase codes for MYRFTNDYSEGAHPRILEALARTNLEGNFGYSTDPHCANARRLICAAIGRPDADVHFLVGGTQANTVCISAFLRPHEAVIAAASGHVCVHETGAIEASGHKCIALPAAPGGKLTPAAVREAAAAHPDEHMVKPRLVYISNTTETGGVYSLEELEALRAACDELGLLLYLDGARLSSALAAGGAALADLGRLCDAFYIGGTKNGALFGEAVCILNDALKPDFRYIVKQRGGMLAKGWLLGVQFEELFTGGLYAQLGAHANAMALRLRAGLAALGVPFAAPSDSNQQFPILPNAVLDRLRPDFHWEQQGTPDAGHTCIRLVTSWATREEAVSAFLLAVERALDGCPACL; via the coding sequence ATGTACCGTTTCACCAACGATTACAGCGAGGGCGCCCACCCCCGCATTCTCGAGGCTTTGGCCCGCACCAATCTCGAGGGCAACTTCGGCTATTCCACCGACCCCCACTGCGCCAACGCCCGCCGGCTCATCTGCGCGGCCATTGGCCGCCCGGACGCGGACGTTCACTTTCTGGTGGGCGGCACCCAGGCCAACACCGTGTGCATCAGCGCCTTTCTGCGCCCCCACGAGGCGGTGATCGCAGCCGCCAGCGGCCACGTGTGCGTGCACGAAACCGGCGCCATCGAGGCCAGCGGCCACAAGTGCATCGCGCTGCCCGCCGCACCGGGGGGCAAGCTCACCCCGGCCGCCGTGCGGGAAGCGGCCGCCGCCCACCCAGACGAGCACATGGTAAAACCCCGCCTGGTGTACATCAGCAACACCACCGAGACCGGGGGCGTGTACTCGCTGGAAGAGCTGGAAGCCCTGCGCGCGGCCTGCGATGAGCTGGGGCTGCTTTTGTATCTCGACGGCGCGCGCCTTTCCAGCGCCCTGGCCGCCGGCGGGGCGGCCCTGGCCGACCTGGGCCGCCTGTGCGACGCCTTTTACATCGGCGGCACCAAAAACGGCGCGCTCTTCGGCGAGGCGGTGTGCATCCTGAACGACGCCTTAAAACCGGATTTCCGCTACATCGTCAAGCAGCGCGGCGGCATGCTTGCCAAAGGCTGGCTGCTGGGGGTGCAGTTTGAAGAGCTGTTCACCGGCGGCCTGTATGCCCAGCTGGGCGCCCACGCCAACGCCATGGCCCTGCGCCTGCGGGCGGGCCTGGCCGCGCTGGGTGTGCCCTTTGCCGCCCCGAGCGATTCCAACCAGCAGTTCCCCATCCTGCCAAACGCCGTGCTGGACCGCCTTCGCCCGGATTTTCACTGGGAGCAGCAGGGCACGCCGGACGCCGGCCACACCTGCATCCGGCTGGTCACCAGCTGGGCCACCCGCGAGGAGGCGGTATCGGCCTTTTTGCTGGCGGTGGAGCGCGCCCTGGACGGCTGCCCGGCCTGCCTGTGA